One window of the Mixophyes fleayi isolate aMixFle1 chromosome 6, aMixFle1.hap1, whole genome shotgun sequence genome contains the following:
- the COX11 gene encoding cytochrome c oxidase assembly protein COX11, mitochondrial isoform X1 — translation MMSLWRSGGRGLWSTRSWTEWRCRGSRGFRGGGSQYDWKTRNKTVLAYVTAAGVGMVGMSYAAVPLYRMYCQATGLGGSAVAGHSSDQIESMEPVKDRVIKVTFNADVHASLHWNFRPQQTEIYLVPGETALAFYKAKNSTSKPVIGISTYNVIPYEAGQYFNKIQCFCFEEQRLNPHEEVDMPVFFFIDPEFAEDPRMAGVDTITLSYTFFEAKEGHKLPVPGYN, via the exons ATGATGTCACTGTGGAGGTCGGGGGGCCGGGGTCTGTGGAGCACTCGGAGTTGGACTGAATGGCGCTGCCGGGGATCCCGTGGGTTCAGGGGCGGCGGATCACAATACGACTGGAAGACCCGCAACAAGACCGTGCTTGCCTACGTGACCGCTGCGGGAGTGGGCATGGTGGGGATGTCCTATGCCGCTGTGCCCTTGTACCGCATGTACTGCCAG GCAACTGGCCTTGGCGGATCAGCAGTAGCTGGACACAGCTCAGACCAGATTGAGTCTATGGAGCCTGTGAAGGACCGGGTAATTAAAGTCACATTCAATGCAGACGTACATGCCAGCCTGCACTGGAACTTCAGACCTCAGCAAACAGAAATTTAT TTGGTCCCTGGAGAAACCGCGTTAGCATTTTACAAGGCAAAAAACTCTACTAGCAAGCCAGTCATTGGAATTTCCACGTACAATGTGATACCCTATGAAGCTGGacaatattttaacaaaattcag TGCTTTTGCTTTGAAGAGCAACGACTAAATCCCCATGAAGAGGTGGACATGCCAGTGTTTTTCTTTATTGACCCAGAGTTTGCAGAAGACCCCAGAATGGCAGGAGTGGACACCATTACATTATCATATACATTTTTTGAAGCCAAGGAAGGCCACAAACTTCCGGTTCCAGGTTACAACTGA
- the COX11 gene encoding cytochrome c oxidase assembly protein COX11, mitochondrial isoform X2: MMSLWRSGGRGLWSTRSWTEWRCRGSRGFRGGGSQYDWKTRNKTVLAYVTAAGVGMVGMSYAAVPLYRMYCQATGLGGSAVAGHSSDQIESMEPVKDRVIKVTFNADVHASLHWNFRPQQTEIYLVPGETALAFYKAKNSTSKPVIGISTYNVIPYEAGQYFNKIQVKQRKDMKHYLVCKQHVVVNIWSAFALKSND, encoded by the exons ATGATGTCACTGTGGAGGTCGGGGGGCCGGGGTCTGTGGAGCACTCGGAGTTGGACTGAATGGCGCTGCCGGGGATCCCGTGGGTTCAGGGGCGGCGGATCACAATACGACTGGAAGACCCGCAACAAGACCGTGCTTGCCTACGTGACCGCTGCGGGAGTGGGCATGGTGGGGATGTCCTATGCCGCTGTGCCCTTGTACCGCATGTACTGCCAG GCAACTGGCCTTGGCGGATCAGCAGTAGCTGGACACAGCTCAGACCAGATTGAGTCTATGGAGCCTGTGAAGGACCGGGTAATTAAAGTCACATTCAATGCAGACGTACATGCCAGCCTGCACTGGAACTTCAGACCTCAGCAAACAGAAATTTAT TTGGTCCCTGGAGAAACCGCGTTAGCATTTTACAAGGCAAAAAACTCTACTAGCAAGCCAGTCATTGGAATTTCCACGTACAATGTGATACCCTATGAAGCTGGacaatattttaacaaaattcaggtaaaacaaagaaaagacatgAAACACTACTTGGTGTGTAAACAGCACGTTGTTGTCAACATATGGAG TGCTTTTGCTTTGAAGAGCAACGACTAA
- the LOC142095339 gene encoding uncharacterized protein LOC142095339, whose translation MDVYLQTALKYLGPADITTKMQLIQQFQEKEAADRQERRAAMEAAERRAAMEAAERQAERQAERESAEREAERRYELELAKLKRQPETRDAGISRPRPENFPVLEKDGDLDTFLRGFEKTCRQYGLAKDQWAQYLTPGLRGKALEAFADLPPEMDGNYGAIKSALLQRFNITPEAHRQKFRDLKRSASDTYSGLVAQLCASFKQWVGGLQITTFDALQDLMIQEQFLTLCPAEVKEWVVDRDPTSSAEAARPADKYTVTRAPAAKRGTFVPGQSAWKGERPGGAPSPAVVSSSFGRVGAKPVQGDTRRCFICNRTGHLSAACPDRKTSTASTVGPPPPRSAPAVLCVAGSQVSRNDNLQTVTVGDKVTVGLRDTGADVTLVRSELVGSSDIIPGKTIAVRGVGGIHPAVPMARVYLDWGAGRGLREVGVSDNIPTNVLLGTDLGRMLSRYVASSDVVDSELNHVFSQVSGCDRENVCSVVSEVCKLGCEKENDCSIVSDLGQLSVSKEVGDVTISTVSVVTRRQAEKDRSSQLTPEREVESPSDPETPPLTPLPPAPAVTDALPLSPDTEQQVRSQAFQQAQHTDTTLETLRCLAGSPPTESDKERVFWEQGRLYKESVARDVPEAGVMEKRLVVPLMYREGLPQVVTWTPDCEEAFTALKSALTQSPVLQAPDFDRRFTVQTDASNYGLGAVLSQVNQQGEEHPILYLSRKLLPREVAYAVVEKECLAIVWALQKLQSYLYGRDFTVITDHNPLSWLHRVAGDNGKLVRWSLTLQQYTFTVQHRKGSHHGNADGLSRQNESLVSVEKKSVCELGLIKVRSGAVVVSLTVLTTPTQKKTKEDTECIVERPEKKPSYQNADVFMGRLAVLPTVQDDVITNCELS comes from the exons atggatgtttatttgcaaactgccctaaaatatttgggcccagcggacattacaactaaaatgcaactcatacagcagttccaggagaaggaagctgctgaccgtcaggagaggcgtgctgctatggaggcagcagagaggcgcgctgctatggaggcagcggagcgccaagcagagcgacaggcagaaagagaatctgccgagcgagaggcagagaggagatatgagctggagcttgcgaagctcaaacgccagccagaaaccagagatgctggtattagcagaccccgtcctgagaatttccctgtattggaaaaagatggggatttggacacttttttgcgaggttttgaaaagacatgccgacagtatggactggccaaagatcagtgggcacaatatttaacccctggtttgcgaggtaaagcattagaagcctttgcagatcttccacctgagatggacggaaattatggggcaatcaaaagtgccctgttgcaacgctttaacatcaccccagaggcgcataggcagaaattcagagatttaaaacgcagtgcctctgacacatattcaggacttgtggcccagctgtgtgcttcattcaaacagtgggttggagggctacagatcaccacctttgatgctctgcaagatttgatgatccaggagcagtttctgactttgtgcccagctgaagtgaaggaatgggtagtggatcgtgaccctacatcatctgcggaagcagctagaccggctgacaagtacactgtcacccgggcccctgcagctaaaagaggaacttttgtgccaggacagtctgcctggaaaggggagCGGCCCGGAGGAGCACCTTCACCTGctgttgtttcttcatcttttgggagggtgggggccAAGCCTGTTCAGGGAGACACCCGccgttgttttatttgcaacaggacagggcacctcagtgccgcctgtccagaccgaaagacatctacagcctccactgtggggccacctcctccccggtctgctccagctgtcctgtgtgttgcgggatcccaagtgagccggaatgacaatctgcaaacggtcactgtcggtgacaaggtaactgtggggttaagagacacgggTGCTGATGTTACCCTGGTGCGTTCAGAGTTGGTGGGGTCATCGGATATAATTCCAGGGAAAACTATTGCTGTGCGCGGGGTGGGAGGTATACACCCTGCTGTGCCTATGGCACGGGTCTATCTggactggggtgctggaagaggtctaagggaagtcggggtatcggacaatattcctacaaatgttttgcttggaactgatttaggcaggatgttatctcgttatgttgctagtagtgatgttgtggactctgaacttaaccatgttttttcccaggtatcaggatgtgacagggaaaatgtttgttcagttGTATCTGAAGTCTGTAAACTAGGATGTGAGAAGGAAAATGATTGCTCAATTGTATCCGACCTAGGTCAACTGTCTGTATCCAAGGAGGTAGGGGATGTAACTATTTCCACAGTGTCAGTGGTCACACGTAGGCAAGCAGAGAAGGATAGGTCCTCACAATTAACTCCTGAGAGAGAGGTAGAAAGTCCCTctgacccagaaactccccctctaacccccctccctccagcacctgcagttACAGACGCCTTACCTTTATCACCAGACACTGAGCAGCAAGTGAGAAGCCAGGCTTTTCAACAAGCACAGCACACTGACACTACACTGGAAACACTGAGGTGCCTAGCAGGCAGTCCTCCCACTGAGTCTGATAAAGAAAGAGTGTTTTGGGAACAGGGAAGGTTGTATAAGGAAAGTGTAGCCAGAGATGTACCTGAGGCGGGGGTGATGGAGAAACGGCTAGTGGTACCCCTTATGTATCGGGAAGG GTTGCCCCAAGTGGTGACTTGGACCCCAGACTGTGAAGAGGCATTCACTGCATTGAAGTCTGCACTTACCCAATCCCCAGTATTGCAGGCTCCTGATTTTGACCGGAGGTTTACAGTGCAAACGGATGCCTCCAACTATGGGCTGGGAGCTGTACTCAGCCAAGTGAATCAACAAGGGGAAGAGCACCCCATCCTATACCTTAGTCGGAAGCTGCTTCCCAGGGAGGTGGCCTACGCAGTTGTGGAAAAAGAGTGTTTAGCTATAGTGTGGGCCTTGCAAAAGTTGCAGtcctacctgtatggacgggaCTTTACGGTAATCACAGATCACAACCCTCTCAGCTGGTTGCACAGGGTGGCTGGGGACAATGGGAAGTTGGTCCGGTGGAGTTTGACCCTCCAGCAATACACTTTCACTGTTCAGCACCGAAAAGGGAGccaccatggtaatgcagatggatTATCCCGTCAGAACGAAagccttgtgtcag ttgaaaaaaaatcagtttgtgAATTGGGTCTGATTAAGGTGAGGTCtggagcggtggtagtcagtttaacggtactgactaccccgacacaaaAGAAGACGAAGGAGGACACCGAATGCATAGTAGAGCGACCTGAAAAAAAACCTTCTTACCAAaatgcagatgtcttcatgggACGACTCGCTGTGTTGCCGACTGTGCAAGATGATGTCATCACAAACTGCGAGTTGTCTTAA